In Nocardioides marinus, one DNA window encodes the following:
- a CDS encoding class I SAM-dependent methyltransferase: MLDTYRLRTAATGLKRLATLPPEDKQAGIDAYRFFQAMQAGEPTETADETRAVAAYYKVLNNMLSVFDLEKLYIPPMLDETKGLYDNQILTEKAVLAELALEDPAASHLLDMGCGRGRIAHHFATLTGGEVSGYNIDPNQVENAVAWAERCGMGDRLHFTVGDHHDPLDYPSETFDGCFSFQAVWPFFKKEELDLHAREMYRVLKPGARYACSEYLLTPFFDWDDEEHVALHRLFLPTLAATQSMYPADVCAALERAGFRILVSAPSKSEAWPLCEQKRDLILWGRRLVRALEKVRVAPPWIEESLDLLQRGGQAWTEAERAKLADLNWRIVAEKR, encoded by the coding sequence ACTCAGGACCGCCGCGACCGGACTCAAGCGCCTGGCCACGTTGCCGCCGGAGGACAAGCAGGCCGGGATCGACGCGTACCGGTTCTTCCAGGCGATGCAGGCCGGTGAGCCCACCGAGACCGCCGACGAGACCAGGGCGGTCGCGGCCTACTACAAGGTGCTCAACAACATGCTCTCGGTCTTCGACCTGGAGAAGCTGTACATCCCGCCGATGCTGGACGAGACCAAGGGCCTGTACGACAACCAGATCCTGACCGAGAAGGCCGTGCTGGCCGAGCTGGCGCTCGAGGACCCCGCCGCCTCGCACCTGCTGGACATGGGCTGCGGTCGCGGGCGCATCGCCCACCACTTCGCGACCCTGACCGGCGGAGAGGTCTCGGGGTACAACATCGACCCGAACCAGGTCGAGAACGCGGTGGCCTGGGCCGAGCGCTGCGGCATGGGCGATCGCCTGCACTTCACGGTCGGTGACCACCACGACCCGCTCGACTACCCGTCGGAGACCTTCGACGGGTGCTTCTCCTTCCAGGCGGTCTGGCCGTTCTTCAAGAAGGAGGAGCTCGACCTGCACGCCCGCGAGATGTACCGGGTCCTGAAGCCGGGGGCGCGGTACGCGTGCTCGGAGTACCTGCTGACCCCGTTCTTCGACTGGGACGACGAGGAGCACGTCGCCCTGCACCGGTTGTTCCTGCCCACCCTGGCCGCCACGCAGTCGATGTACCCGGCCGACGTCTGTGCCGCCCTCGAGCGCGCCGGCTTCCGCATCCTGGTCTCAGCGCCCTCCAAGAGCGAGGCGTGGCCGCTGTGCGAGCAGAAGCGCGACCTGATCCTGTGGGGCCGCCGCCTGGTGCGGGCCCTGGAGAAGGTGCGGGTGGCGCCGCCGTGGATCGAGGAGTCCCTCGACCTGCTGCAGCGAGGTGGTCAGGCCTGGACCGAGGCCGAGCGGGCCAAGCTCGCCGACCTCAACTGGCGCATCGTCGCCGAGAAACGGTGA
- a CDS encoding EamA family transporter: MTTTPTQPHAAATPQPARSASPPGRAGMTLAAAVAPAVWGTTYIVTTHLLPPDHPLFAALVRALPAGVLGLLIARRLPRGAWWWKAAVLGTLNIGLFFPLLFVAAERLPGGVAATLGATQPILVAFLAVIVLSERLSRWRLAWGVVGLLGVGMVVLGPGAVLDPIGVIAGISGAAAMGTGVVLTKRWGRPTDVSAVGYAGWQLTAGGLVLLAPALLIDGVPGRLDAPGVAGYLWLGVIGGLVAYTLWFTGIRNLPVTATALLGLLSPLVAAALGVLVAGETLNPIQLVGFGLALAALAAGQLTGRPRTRKERIA; encoded by the coding sequence ATGACGACGACGCCCACGCAGCCCCACGCGGCGGCCACCCCGCAGCCGGCCCGGTCGGCTTCACCACCGGGCCGCGCAGGAATGACCCTGGCGGCCGCCGTCGCCCCCGCCGTGTGGGGAACGACCTACATCGTCACCACCCACCTGCTACCACCGGACCATCCCCTGTTCGCCGCACTCGTGCGCGCCCTGCCGGCAGGTGTGCTCGGACTGCTCATCGCGCGCCGTCTGCCGCGGGGAGCCTGGTGGTGGAAGGCCGCGGTGCTGGGCACCTTGAACATCGGGCTGTTCTTCCCGCTGTTGTTCGTCGCGGCCGAGCGCCTGCCCGGCGGGGTGGCCGCGACACTGGGCGCCACGCAACCGATCCTGGTGGCGTTCCTTGCCGTGATCGTGCTGTCCGAACGACTCTCGCGCTGGCGTCTGGCCTGGGGCGTCGTCGGCTTGCTCGGCGTGGGCATGGTCGTGCTCGGCCCCGGCGCCGTACTCGATCCGATCGGCGTCATCGCGGGCATCAGCGGTGCCGCCGCCATGGGCACCGGGGTCGTCCTCACCAAGCGGTGGGGCCGACCCACGGATGTCAGCGCCGTCGGCTACGCCGGATGGCAGCTCACCGCCGGAGGTCTCGTGCTGCTCGCGCCAGCGCTGCTCATCGACGGGGTGCCAGGTCGTCTCGACGCTCCAGGCGTCGCGGGATACCTCTGGCTCGGCGTCATCGGCGGCCTCGTCGCCTACACACTGTGGTTCACCGGGATACGCAACCTGCCAGTGACCGCGACCGCGCTGCTCGGCCTGCTCTCACCGCTCGTCGCCGCCGCCCTCGGGGTCCTCGTCGCAGGTGAGACCCTGAACCCGATCCAGTTGGTCGGCTTCGGTCTCGCCCTGGCGGCTCTCGCAGCAGGACAGCTCACTGGACGACCCCGCACCAGGAAGGAACGCATAGCCTGA
- a CDS encoding LysR family transcriptional regulator: MELQQLRYVLAVAETRNFTRAAEQCFVVQSALSHQVKALEQELGTALFARTSRRVELTAAGAAFLPAARTSLEAADRAAADAAATIGQVRGTLTMGLIPTVTAVDVPGALGAFHRAYPAVRISVRSGSSDELMTAIHRGEVDVAVLGLPESTRPAGVESREVARERLVAVLAGGHRLARRRRLHLTDLAKETFADFPAGTPGRAQSDLAFDAAGILRDVTFEATSTDLIIALVQQGLAVALLPAAFVPSDPRVVTVTVADGPTRVEYLAWSSFNPSPATTAFLDRLLTSGAAGPREA; encoded by the coding sequence ATGGAGCTCCAGCAACTGCGCTACGTCCTGGCCGTCGCCGAGACGCGCAACTTCACCCGTGCCGCCGAGCAGTGCTTCGTCGTCCAATCGGCGCTCAGCCATCAGGTCAAGGCGCTCGAGCAGGAGCTCGGTACCGCCTTGTTCGCCCGCACCAGTCGTCGGGTGGAGCTCACTGCAGCCGGGGCCGCTTTCCTCCCGGCCGCGCGCACGAGTCTGGAGGCTGCCGACCGTGCTGCCGCAGACGCTGCGGCCACGATCGGACAGGTGCGTGGCACGCTGACCATGGGACTCATCCCGACCGTGACGGCCGTCGACGTCCCGGGCGCCCTGGGCGCGTTCCACCGCGCCTACCCGGCTGTCCGGATCTCGGTGCGCAGCGGCAGCAGTGACGAGCTCATGACGGCAATCCATCGCGGGGAGGTCGACGTCGCCGTCCTCGGCCTGCCGGAGAGCACACGGCCAGCCGGCGTCGAGTCTCGTGAGGTGGCGCGCGAGCGTCTCGTCGCCGTCCTCGCCGGCGGCCATCGGCTCGCGCGGAGACGGCGGCTGCACCTCACGGACCTGGCGAAGGAGACCTTCGCCGACTTTCCCGCGGGAACCCCCGGCCGCGCTCAGAGCGACCTCGCCTTCGACGCTGCCGGAATCCTGCGCGACGTGACGTTCGAGGCCACGTCGACGGACCTGATCATCGCCCTGGTCCAGCAGGGCCTCGCGGTCGCCCTGCTGCCAGCGGCGTTCGTCCCGTCCGACCCCCGCGTCGTCACGGTCACGGTGGCCGATGGGCCGACGCGGGTCGAGTACCTCGCGTGGAGCAGCTTCAACCCCAGCCCCGCGACGACCGCCTTCCTCGACCGGCTGCTGACGTCAGGCGCCGCGGGGCCACGGGAGGCGTGA
- a CDS encoding tyrosine-type recombinase/integrase yields the protein MLLILLDSNRSGIKPGALHPWDRSDGAPRSVDLILFSRESGALNRNYFNPKIWRPALVAAGVEPKRENGCHALRHFYASTLLDAGESILALSEYLGHADPGFTLRTYTHLMPSSTERTKAAIDEMLSVPSAPHEPE from the coding sequence ATGCTGCTCATCCTCCTGGACTCAAACAGGAGCGGCATCAAACCTGGGGCGCTTCATCCCTGGGACAGAAGCGATGGGGCGCCGCGGTCCGTCGATCTGATCCTCTTCTCGCGGGAGTCCGGCGCTCTCAACCGCAACTACTTCAACCCAAAGATCTGGCGTCCAGCGCTCGTCGCAGCCGGTGTCGAGCCGAAGCGCGAGAACGGCTGTCACGCCCTGCGCCACTTCTACGCGAGTACGCTCCTCGATGCGGGAGAGTCGATCCTGGCCCTGAGTGAGTACCTCGGCCACGCGGATCCGGGTTTCACGCTCAGGACGTACACACATCTGATGCCGTCCTCTACGGAGCGCACCAAGGCCGCCATCGACGAGATGCTGAGCGTACCGAGTGCACCCCATGAGCCCGAGTAG
- a CDS encoding IS3 family transposase (programmed frameshift), whose amino-acid sequence MPKKIDPAVKARCVRQVLEHLPEYPSLTAAAEAVARREGLGKETVRRWAAQAQIDGGQRQGATSEELAEIKELKAKVRRLEEDNEILRRASNFLRGGTRPPQSLIVAFVDELRAEGHAVESICRVLREQGCQVAARSYREWARVNRTPAPRVVSDAGVINAVRDIVWQVDHQGVRRMTPEGLYGRRKMITSVRRHGLDASPGAVDRAMRSLSLQGVRRSKGIRTTIPGKDGNRAGDLLDRDFTAVAPNRTWVMDFTYVRTWAGFVYVAFILDVFAQRIVAWNIDSTKAVELVDIPLRMALWQRGREGHPIVPGELIGHADAGSQYTAIAFTEHLADEGIRPSIGTVADAYDNALMECIIGLYKTECIRTTIFHQGPYRTIGDVEYATAGWVDWYNNRRLHSTLGMMTPVEFEQAHYATLNREPQPV is encoded by the exons ATGCCGAAGAAGATCGATCCCGCGGTGAAGGCCAGGTGCGTGCGGCAGGTGCTGGAGCATCTGCCGGAGTACCCGTCGCTGACCGCGGCTGCTGAGGCCGTCGCCCGCCGCGAGGGGCTGGGCAAGGAGACGGTTCGCCGCTGGGCTGCGCAGGCCCAGATCGACGGCGGGCAGCGTCAGGGGGCCACGTCGGAGGAACTGGCTGAGATCAAGGAACTGAAGGCGAAGGTCCGTCGGCTCGAGGAGGACAACGAGATCCTGCGTCGGGCCTCGA ATTTTCTTCGCGGGGGAACTCGACCCCCGCAATCGTTGATCGTCGCGTTCGTCGACGAGCTACGAGCCGAAGGCCACGCGGTCGAGTCGATCTGTCGGGTCCTGCGCGAGCAGGGCTGCCAGGTCGCCGCGAGGTCGTATCGGGAGTGGGCGCGCGTCAACCGCACGCCCGCTCCCAGGGTCGTCAGCGACGCAGGCGTCATCAACGCCGTTCGTGACATCGTGTGGCAGGTCGACCACCAAGGCGTCCGCAGGATGACCCCCGAAGGGCTCTACGGGCGCCGGAAGATGATCACCTCAGTGCGCCGCCACGGCCTCGATGCGTCGCCGGGAGCGGTGGATCGGGCGATGCGATCGCTAAGCCTGCAAGGGGTTCGACGCTCCAAGGGCATACGGACCACCATCCCGGGCAAGGACGGCAACCGCGCTGGCGATCTGCTCGACCGCGACTTCACCGCGGTGGCGCCGAACCGGACCTGGGTCATGGACTTCACCTATGTCAGGACGTGGGCCGGGTTCGTCTACGTCGCCTTCATCCTCGACGTCTTCGCTCAGCGGATCGTGGCGTGGAACATCGACTCCACCAAGGCCGTGGAGCTCGTCGACATCCCGCTGCGAATGGCGCTGTGGCAGCGCGGCCGCGAGGGCCACCCGATCGTGCCCGGCGAGCTGATCGGCCACGCGGACGCCGGCTCTCAATACACCGCGATCGCGTTCACCGAGCACCTCGCCGACGAAGGGATCCGGCCCTCGATCGGCACTGTTGCCGATGCCTACGACAACGCCCTGATGGAATGCATCATCGGCCTCTACAAGACCGAGTGCATCCGCACCACGATCTTCCACCAGGGTCCCTACCGGACCATCGGCGACGTCGAGTACGCCACCGCCGGCTGGGTTGATTGGTACAACAACAGACGCCTGCACTCGACCCTTGGGATGATGACTCCCGTGGAGTTCGAGCAGGCCCATTACGCGACTCTCAACAGAGAGCCGCAACCCGTATAG
- a CDS encoding single-stranded DNA-binding protein: MSIPTQMSLVGFIASPPELHFTKAGDECCRMRVGIEQWRKEVDGSFTKLDPTFHDMVAFESTARETYARFRKGDSFVATGYVHEYEVDGRERSVIKEEFVARKIGHNVNKTDYSVQRGRHAAERSLSSVPQLPAVGLWSGAVVSEAPQVLCRSYTGCGSLLRVA; the protein is encoded by the coding sequence ATGTCCATCCCCACACAGATGAGCCTCGTCGGCTTCATCGCCTCACCACCGGAACTCCACTTCACCAAGGCCGGCGACGAGTGCTGCCGCATGCGCGTCGGCATCGAGCAGTGGCGCAAGGAGGTCGACGGGAGCTTCACGAAGCTCGACCCGACCTTCCACGACATGGTCGCCTTCGAGAGCACGGCCCGCGAAACCTACGCACGATTCCGCAAGGGCGACTCGTTCGTGGCGACCGGCTACGTCCACGAGTACGAGGTCGACGGCCGCGAGCGCAGCGTCATCAAAGAAGAGTTCGTCGCCCGCAAGATCGGCCACAACGTCAACAAGACCGACTACAGCGTGCAGCGTGGTCGGCACGCCGCGGAACGCTCGCTCAGCTCGGTTCCACAGCTGCCCGCCGTCGGACTCTGGTCAGGCGCTGTCGTGAGTGAAGCGCCCCAGGTTCTCTGCCGGTCCTATACGGGTTGCGGCTCTCTGTTGAGAGTCGCGTAA
- a CDS encoding DNA (cytosine-5-)-methyltransferase: MRSVSSSDGTSDVRPVAVDLYSGAGGLSLGLEQAGFNLAAAAEFDPIHALTHRFNFPSTPVIARDLGAASLQETADEIRAAVETHEIDALVGGPPCQGFSVGGVRDETDERNNQLLRFVDLVVELQPKVFCLENVAGLLEPRFESLRKEAIRRLTIDGQFEVSGFGAPVNAADYGVPQTRRRVLVMGSRVSEVPQLGEPLSTRVTVREALEGLPSIARYGRLLKSDEVELAEDDLRRMYAARSLYARRLIGLETDPQDRSWMRAHSDTILTNSLRTVHTSKSVQRFTRTPQGGVEKISRLFRLDPDGQARTLRAGTGSDRGSHTSPRPIHPEKARVITVREAARLHGYPDWFRFHATNWHGHRQVGNSVPPPLAAAAARALLAALGIPVPARPAETLPLGDPEWLRYGRTEAQAFLAAEASS, encoded by the coding sequence GTGAGGTCTGTTAGCAGCTCGGACGGGACGTCTGACGTCCGTCCTGTAGCCGTCGACCTCTACTCAGGTGCCGGTGGTCTATCACTCGGCCTCGAACAGGCCGGCTTCAACCTTGCCGCCGCGGCCGAGTTCGATCCGATCCATGCGCTGACGCACCGCTTCAACTTCCCATCGACGCCTGTGATCGCGCGCGACCTCGGAGCGGCCTCCCTGCAGGAGACCGCCGACGAGATCCGGGCCGCCGTGGAGACCCACGAGATCGATGCGTTGGTCGGGGGGCCGCCCTGCCAAGGGTTCTCTGTGGGCGGGGTCCGTGACGAGACCGATGAGCGCAACAACCAGCTCCTGCGGTTCGTCGACCTCGTCGTCGAGCTGCAACCGAAGGTCTTCTGTCTTGAGAATGTGGCCGGGCTGCTTGAGCCGCGCTTCGAGTCCCTCCGGAAGGAGGCGATTCGGCGGCTGACCATCGACGGCCAGTTCGAGGTAAGTGGGTTCGGTGCACCGGTCAACGCCGCCGACTACGGCGTGCCACAGACCCGCCGGAGAGTGCTAGTCATGGGCTCGCGCGTGAGCGAGGTACCCCAGCTCGGCGAGCCACTGAGCACCCGCGTGACGGTCCGCGAGGCACTCGAGGGTCTGCCCAGCATCGCTCGCTACGGACGGCTCCTGAAGTCGGACGAGGTCGAGTTGGCCGAGGATGATCTCCGACGCATGTACGCCGCACGCTCGTTGTACGCGAGGCGCCTCATCGGGCTTGAGACGGACCCCCAGGATCGAAGCTGGATGCGGGCTCACAGCGACACGATCCTGACCAACTCGCTCCGCACCGTCCACACCAGCAAGAGCGTTCAGCGATTCACCCGTACCCCGCAGGGTGGAGTCGAGAAGATCAGCAGGCTGTTTCGTCTTGACCCCGACGGCCAGGCGCGGACACTTCGCGCCGGGACTGGCTCGGATCGCGGATCACATACGTCGCCGCGCCCAATCCACCCCGAGAAGGCCCGCGTCATCACCGTGCGAGAGGCAGCACGCCTGCATGGCTATCCGGACTGGTTCCGTTTCCACGCAACGAACTGGCACGGGCACCGCCAGGTGGGCAACAGTGTCCCTCCTCCTCTTGCCGCCGCTGCGGCCCGCGCATTGCTCGCCGCTCTCGGTATCCCTGTGCCGGCACGCCCGGCAGAGACGCTCCCCCTCGGCGACCCAGAATGGCTGCGGTACGGCCGCACCGAGGCTCAAGCGTTCCTCGCGGCCGAGGCGTCAAGCTGA
- a CDS encoding ATP-binding protein — protein sequence MKGRGMADEPKVVNADPTKTFFISMLVRDISLVPAIVDLVDNSVDGARRLRPRPAPTEASETASDSPRFEGLWINVRTTEAGFEISDNCGGIPWEIARDYAFRFGRPDDAPASPNSIGQFGIGMKRALFKLGSAFSVDSSTTGESFLLKVNVNEWAKTKKWVFPDVTYEAKETSLDACGTVIKVKPLHPSVSDTFTETRFRNNLTLELARAHQATINDGLAITLNNVPINVNVQTLLSTDQLKPARISETLDADTDRPVHVEIVAGIDVSSPADAGWYIYCNGRLILGPDRSEVTGWGEGKGKTLPQYHNQFARFKGYVFFESADVEKLPWTTTKEGIDQDHRVFRAVRPRMLEVARPIIDFLNALDSEKDRPPRDVISLETVVASAEKSGAVPITSVGSSDKFVSPPRTPAPKKPQTQSIQFSRPIAQINAVKKKLKVSSAREVGEKTFDYYFRRECDDSDE from the coding sequence ATGAAAGGGCGTGGCATGGCGGATGAGCCCAAGGTCGTAAATGCCGACCCGACGAAGACGTTCTTCATCTCCATGCTCGTGCGCGACATCAGTCTCGTTCCTGCCATCGTCGACCTCGTCGACAACTCCGTGGACGGCGCTCGGCGCCTGCGACCTCGGCCGGCGCCGACTGAGGCCTCTGAGACTGCGTCAGACTCACCTCGGTTCGAGGGGCTCTGGATCAACGTCCGCACGACGGAGGCGGGCTTCGAGATCAGCGACAACTGTGGTGGCATTCCGTGGGAGATCGCGCGGGACTACGCCTTCCGGTTCGGTCGCCCTGACGATGCTCCCGCGTCCCCCAATTCGATCGGTCAGTTCGGTATCGGCATGAAACGAGCCCTGTTCAAGCTGGGCAGCGCGTTCAGCGTCGACTCGAGCACGACTGGCGAGAGCTTCCTGCTGAAGGTCAACGTCAACGAGTGGGCGAAGACGAAGAAGTGGGTCTTTCCGGACGTGACCTACGAGGCGAAGGAGACCTCGCTCGACGCCTGCGGCACTGTCATCAAGGTGAAGCCGCTGCACCCATCGGTCTCGGACACCTTCACCGAGACGCGCTTCCGCAACAACTTGACACTCGAGCTGGCGCGGGCCCACCAGGCCACGATCAACGACGGGCTGGCCATCACGCTCAACAACGTGCCGATCAATGTCAATGTCCAGACGCTCCTCAGCACAGATCAGCTGAAGCCCGCGCGGATCTCGGAAACGCTGGACGCGGACACCGACCGGCCCGTGCATGTCGAGATCGTGGCTGGGATCGACGTATCGTCGCCAGCCGACGCAGGCTGGTACATCTACTGCAACGGCCGTCTCATCCTCGGCCCTGATCGCTCCGAGGTCACCGGCTGGGGCGAGGGTAAAGGCAAGACGCTCCCGCAGTACCACAACCAGTTCGCCCGTTTTAAGGGTTACGTCTTCTTCGAGAGCGCCGACGTTGAGAAGCTTCCGTGGACGACCACCAAGGAAGGCATCGACCAGGATCACCGGGTCTTTCGGGCAGTGCGTCCGCGCATGCTCGAAGTTGCGCGTCCGATCATCGACTTCCTCAACGCCCTGGACAGCGAGAAGGACCGGCCGCCGCGCGACGTGATCTCGCTCGAGACTGTGGTTGCCTCGGCCGAGAAGAGTGGAGCGGTCCCGATCACGAGTGTCGGCAGCTCGGACAAGTTCGTCTCGCCGCCCCGAACGCCCGCACCGAAGAAACCGCAGACGCAGTCGATCCAGTTCTCGCGACCCATCGCGCAGATCAACGCAGTGAAGAAGAAGCTGAAGGTCAGCTCCGCCCGAGAGGTGGGCGAGAAGACGTTCGACTACTACTTCCGACGCGAGTGTGACGACAGCGATGAGTAG
- a CDS encoding O-methyltransferase, whose protein sequence is MSSASYDAIDYNLRPAKAIERKMLAELFRRLDRAAALKHYRYVGFGSPYFADFVLFHRALDIQSMVSIEREVDDRPRFEFNRPFGAVELMFGESAEVLPQLDWEQRSIVWLDYDDPLDTAMLNDIALCVDRLPSGSVLIVSARAQLDADPETRFAEFKENLEAFVPPELTVDDLGGWDIARHYRQIIDERINGAIRDRNIGRSDSVQVAYSQLVNFEYADGVKMMTVGGVILNQSDASHFRSCNFEEFEFFKPDAYAYRIKLPRLTPKEVRHLDALLPSGTPPDATDVGIPLTQSNKYAAVYRYFPKYVDVEG, encoded by the coding sequence ATGAGTAGTGCCAGCTACGACGCCATCGACTACAACCTGCGCCCGGCCAAGGCGATCGAGCGGAAGATGCTGGCCGAGCTCTTTCGTCGGCTTGACCGAGCGGCGGCGCTGAAGCACTACCGCTACGTCGGATTCGGCTCCCCCTACTTCGCGGACTTCGTGCTGTTCCACCGCGCGCTCGACATCCAGTCCATGGTGTCTATCGAGCGCGAGGTGGACGACCGGCCGCGTTTCGAGTTCAACCGGCCGTTCGGTGCCGTGGAGCTGATGTTCGGTGAGTCGGCTGAGGTTCTTCCACAGCTTGACTGGGAGCAGCGGAGCATCGTGTGGCTCGACTATGACGACCCGCTTGATACCGCCATGCTCAACGACATCGCTCTGTGCGTGGATCGACTTCCGTCCGGCAGCGTGCTCATCGTGTCGGCGCGAGCTCAACTCGACGCTGATCCCGAGACGCGGTTTGCGGAGTTCAAGGAGAACCTCGAGGCCTTCGTGCCTCCGGAGCTGACCGTGGACGACCTCGGCGGGTGGGACATTGCTCGCCACTACCGCCAGATCATCGACGAGCGCATCAACGGCGCCATCCGCGATAGGAACATTGGTCGATCGGACAGCGTGCAAGTGGCGTACAGCCAGTTGGTCAACTTCGAGTACGCAGATGGCGTCAAGATGATGACGGTCGGCGGCGTCATCCTGAACCAGTCGGACGCGAGCCACTTCCGAAGCTGCAACTTCGAAGAGTTTGAGTTCTTCAAGCCTGACGCTTATGCCTATCGGATCAAGCTTCCGCGGCTTACCCCTAAGGAGGTCCGTCACCTCGACGCGCTTCTGCCGTCTGGCACTCCGCCAGATGCAACGGACGTTGGCATTCCGCTCACGCAATCGAACAAGTACGCGGCGGTGTACCGATACTTCCCGAAGTATGTCGACGTGGAGGGTTAG
- a CDS encoding type IV secretory system conjugative DNA transfer family protein has protein sequence MIGPPRSGKGLHLVINAILDSPGAVVTTSTRPDNIVATIEARRERGPVAVFDPQHLTVGLQDVDRNAVRWSPIRGCEGPLTAMIRAAGLASTTGLSSGGVESGGFWEGKARSALQSLLHAAAIERLPTRALFEWSLSPSAATDAVGILASRPQAAAGWADALDGMINSDPRTRDSIWMAVSQALASLADPAVLDAVSPSTDEAFDPTSFLEQNGTLYLLATGAGAGASWPLVAAFVEDLTEAARHRAAESSGSRLDPPVLLALDEIGNLAPLPSLPVLMAEGGGTGITTMPVLQSLSQARSKWGDHAASTIWDASIVKVILGGASASKDLQELSVLIGERDERSDTVTISDYGARSLQRSIRRVSVMPPERIRTLPFGVGLTLFRSAPPMVTDLRPWTDR, from the coding sequence GTGATCGGCCCGCCGCGGTCGGGCAAGGGCCTGCACCTCGTCATCAACGCCATCCTCGACTCCCCCGGCGCTGTCGTCACGACCTCCACGAGACCGGACAACATCGTCGCCACCATCGAGGCCCGCCGTGAGCGTGGCCCCGTCGCGGTGTTCGATCCCCAGCACCTGACCGTCGGGTTGCAGGACGTCGACCGCAATGCGGTCCGCTGGTCGCCCATCCGTGGATGCGAGGGCCCGCTCACAGCCATGATCCGCGCGGCGGGTCTCGCCTCCACCACTGGACTCTCGTCCGGCGGTGTCGAATCGGGCGGGTTCTGGGAGGGCAAGGCCAGGTCAGCACTCCAGTCGCTGCTCCACGCCGCCGCGATCGAGCGACTGCCAACCCGCGCCCTGTTCGAGTGGTCCCTCTCGCCGTCAGCCGCGACAGATGCAGTGGGCATCCTCGCCAGCCGGCCGCAAGCCGCAGCCGGCTGGGCCGACGCGCTCGACGGGATGATCAACTCCGATCCCCGAACCCGTGACTCAATCTGGATGGCGGTCAGTCAGGCACTCGCCTCACTCGCCGACCCTGCCGTCCTCGACGCGGTCAGCCCAAGCACGGACGAGGCCTTCGATCCGACCTCCTTCCTCGAGCAGAACGGCACGCTCTACCTGCTCGCCACCGGCGCAGGTGCGGGCGCCTCGTGGCCACTGGTCGCGGCGTTCGTCGAGGACCTGACCGAGGCCGCTCGCCATCGAGCAGCCGAGTCGTCGGGATCCCGACTGGATCCCCCGGTGCTGCTGGCGCTCGACGAGATCGGCAACCTCGCACCACTTCCATCGCTCCCGGTGCTGATGGCCGAAGGAGGTGGCACCGGGATCACCACGATGCCCGTCCTCCAGTCGCTCTCGCAGGCACGCAGCAAGTGGGGTGACCACGCGGCCAGCACCATCTGGGACGCGTCGATCGTCAAGGTCATCCTCGGCGGCGCATCGGCGTCCAAGGACTTGCAAGAACTCTCCGTACTCATCGGCGAGCGCGACGAGCGCTCCGACACTGTCACGATCAGCGACTACGGCGCGAGGTCGCTCCAGCGGTCGATCCGGCGTGTGTCCGTGATGCCTCCAGAGCGGATCCGGACCTTGCCGTTCGGCGTGGGGCTGACCCTGTTCCGGAGCGCGCCCCCAATGGTCACAGATCTTCGTCCGTGGACCGACCGCTAA